A stretch of Planococcus citri chromosome 5, ihPlaCitr1.1, whole genome shotgun sequence DNA encodes these proteins:
- the LOC135848206 gene encoding uncharacterized protein LOC135848206, with product MVRTKQTARKSTTPLPLIYKHLATKLARKSAKITPANGRIKKPYRYRPGTVALREIRRYQRSTELLIRKLPFQRLVREIAQDYKHELRFQCAAISALQEACEAYLIGLFEDTNLCAIHAKRVTIMPKDLQLARRIRGGSAF from the coding sequence ATGGTTCGTACGAAGCAAACAGCCCGCAAATCGACCACTCCGCTTCCACTCATTTATAAACATCTTGCAACAAAACTAGCCCGTAAAAGTGCCAAAATTACACCAGCTAATGGTCGAATCAAAAAACCATATCGTTATCGCCCTGGTACGGTAGCGCTTCGAGAAATTCGTCGTTACCAAAGATCCACCGAATTGCTGATTCGGAAATTACCTTTCCAACGATTGGTACGTGAAATCGCACAAGATTACAAGCATGAATTACGTTTCCAATGCGCTGCGATCAGTGCTTTGCAGGAGGCTTGCGAGGCATATTTGATCGGACTTTTCGAAGACACCAATCTTTGCGCCATCCATGCCAAACGTGTTACGATTATGCCGAAAGATCTTCAATTGGCTCGTCGAATTCGTGGAGGAAGTGCTTTTTAA